DNA sequence from the Streptomyces cinnabarinus genome:
TCGCTCCGGCCACCGCCGCACGTACCGCCATGGATACCTCCTCCTAGATGGCATGACTATACGTATCGCTGCACGTTTATGCAATCTCGTTCTCCGGCCCGGGTCGTCCTCAGACTCGCTCGGCCAGCACGAAGAGCCGTCCGGCCAGTGCGCCCAGGCCCAGCTCCGCTGCCGTGAGGACACGGCGGCGGCGCAGGCCCGCGCGCTCCAGCGCGGCGGTCACCTCGGCGAGAGGGTGCACCGACAGCGTGATCATCGCCTCCTCGCACTTCCCGGCGCGGGTGATCCGCAATCGGGCCCGGCCGGTGCCGGTCGCGAGGTCGAAGTCCGAATCCGTACGGCATTCGGCGCCGGCGCGGCGGACGACGAAGGAGCCGTGCCAGGTCCGTGCGGCGGACTCGACGGTGTTCAGATCGAAGAAGAGCACGCCCCCGGGCGCCAGCACCCGCCCCAGCTCCCCGAGTGCCCGCCCCAGTGCGTCGCCGCCACGGGGCAGATGGTCGAGGCTGTTGTACGTCGACACCACCGCGCCGAACGCCCCGGAGCGGGCCCCGCACCGGCGCACGTCGGCGGCCCACAGCCGGGCCGAGGGTGCGTTGACGCGGGCCCGGGCCAGCATCGCGGGCGACAGATCGAACCCGGCCGTACGGAATCCCCACTCGGCGAACAGCGCGGTGGCGTGCCCGGTGCCGCAGCAGGCGTCCAGCAGCGGACGGTCGCGCG
Encoded proteins:
- a CDS encoding class I SAM-dependent DNA methyltransferase; protein product: MSEFDTLAWFYDRHWGPDYAAVVIRPLRELLLEHLPRDRPLLDACCGTGHATALFAEWGFRTAGFDLSPAMLARARVNAPSARLWAADVRRCGARSGAFGAVVSTYNSLDHLPRGGDALGRALGELGRVLAPGGVLFFDLNTVESAARTWHGSFVVRRAGAECRTDSDFDLATGTGRARLRITRAGKCEEAMITLSVHPLAEVTAALERAGLRRRRVLTAAELGLGALAGRLFVLAERV